One stretch of Eupeodes corollae chromosome 2, idEupCoro1.1, whole genome shotgun sequence DNA includes these proteins:
- the LOC129946885 gene encoding zinc finger and BTB domain-containing protein 46-like, protein MEVTPINKDAPKSNIKTKSEYSDSYKDEEEDDEDGVVGGLQINLPVVNSLSSLKIEVRGFNDLNVVWLSSIMKQYENQLWMKLQTDQRKTFKCLFCSKVLYHFCSLKHHLFNHLEIFPFKCFACNKTYTSNKTLNKHTRSKHTTNNKSKRTH, encoded by the exons ATGGag GTAACACCCATAAATAAAGATGCCCCAAAAAGCAAt ATCAAAACAAAATCCGAATACTCAGATTCCTACAAAGATGAGGAGGAGGATGATGAAGATGGTGTTGTGGGgggacttcaaataaatctgCCAGTCGTTAATTCCCTAAGCTCACTCAAAATCGAAGTTAGGGGCTTTAATGATCTAAATGTCGTTTGGCTATCAAGCATAATGAAACAATACGAGAACCAACTATGGATGAAACTTCAAACTGATCAACGAAAGACattcaaatgtttattttgttccAAAGTgctttatcatttttgttcCCTTAAACATCACCTTTTCAATCATTTAGAGATTTTTCCGTTTAAATGCTTTGCATGTAACAAAACTTATACGAGTaataaaactctaaacaaaCATACTCGATCTAAGCATACGACTAATAACAAATCAAAAAGGACTCATTAG
- the LOC129946814 gene encoding RNA-binding protein RO60 yields the protein MDAKQKLKRFCYLGNFEPVYIRPRVGLKVEKLYPPLKELISTLDDVAFVGYMSDILKQSDHLPRKDEAIFAYATYLGSEVDIKFKTNVRKVVPLVLKTAEELFMFCKYSKSIQQLQGRKGLSRTTKKAVVAWYEKCTPEELREMWKSHRGMYGFSHKNLIYMCHINDETLGDETVCQAFLKTCSELIKEDELKNEDVIMEMSTLRTTTKKNEATKIIKNLRLTWDQVPPNLFKFPNIVEMLLPEMSLLDIIKKWHTFHQHRHFDNTKLFRTIVSLTNREALQKANIHPSVFLWRMDRLGIPIAASELQKVPEKRAITMRMSVFQQMYRDSFSLNRAVGLRSFVTMTLQDNYKKKFLTKHKKVTYYEAAISFAFSYFKREKYTDIFAYTEDKVKLAQIPWEKGIQLNQAMEVCDHFTYKKSSQRLVQPLMEALNRKQVYDLFLIIVPSAGRSNPNQNSSFLCRFLDKYREMKNKKAKFVIISLLKHKKSMSYSTERNENILEICGLDSNTANVIDSFALNRFG from the exons ATGGATGCCAAGCAAAAGCTTAAACGTTTTTGCTACTTGGGCAACTTCGAACCAGTTTATATTCGACCTCGAGTTGGCTTGAAAGTCGAAAAACTCTACCCTCCGCTCAAAGAGTTGATAAGCACTTTGGACGATGTCGCATTTGTTGGCTACATGAGCGACATCCTAAAGCAAAGCGACCATCTTCCACGTAAAGATGAG GCTATATTTGCATATGCGACTTATTTGGGGAGTGAAGTCGATATAAAGTTTAAGACCAATGTCCGCAAGGTCGTTCCACTTGTCCTCAAGACCGCCGAAGAGTTGTTCATGTTTTGCAAGTACTCCAAGTCCATACAGCAATTACAGGGTCGCAAGGGTCTATCGAGGACGACCAAAAAAGCCGTCGTCGCCTGGTACGAGAAATGCACCCCCGAGGAGCTGCGAGAGATGTGGAAGTCACATCGGGGCATGTATGGATTTTCGCACAAAAACCTGATCTACATGTGCCATATCAATGACGAGACTCTGGGCGACGAAACCGTGTGCCAGGCATTCTTGAAGACTTGCAGTGAATTGATCAAGGAGGATGAACTCAAAAACGAAGATGTCATCATGGAGATGAGCACTCTGCGTACGACCACAAAGAAGAACGAGGCTACGAAGATTATCAAGAATTTGCGACTCACTTGGGATCAGGTTCCTCCGAATTTATTTAAGTTCCCGAATATCGTTGAAATGTTGCTGCCCGAGATGAGTCTGCTGGATATTATCAAGAAGTGGCACACATTCCACCAGCACAGGCATTTCGATAATACCAAGTTATTCCGGACGATTGTGTCCCTGACCAATAGGGAGGCTCTGCAGAAGGCCAACATACATCCAAGTGTATTCCTGTGGCGCATGGATCGTCTGGGAATTCCTATTGCTGCTTCTGAATTGCAAAag GTTCCCGAAAAACGAGCAATCACAATGCGCATGAGTGTCTTTCAGCAGATGTATCGAGATTCATTCAGCTTGAATCGTGCTGTTGGCTTGCGTTCTTTTGTCACAATGACTTTGCAggataattacaaaaaaa aattcttaacaaaacacaaaaaggtAACTTATTACGAAGCTGCTATATCATTTgcattttcttatttcaaaagagAAAAGTACACTGACATTTTTGCTTACACTGAAGACAAAGTTAAGTTAGCTCAAATTCCTTGGGAAAAGGGGATTCAACTCAATCAAGCTATGGAAGTTTGTGATCATTTTACT tataaaaagTCATCACAACGTCTTGTTCAACCCTTGATGGAAGCTTTAAATCGTAAACAGGTTTATGATTTATTCTTGATTATTGTACCATCGGCTGGCCGCAGTAATCCAAATCAGAATTCGAGTTTCCTTTGTAGATTCTTGGACAAGTATCGtgaaatgaagaacaaaaaagcCAA